The following are encoded together in the uncultured Fibrobacter sp. genome:
- a CDS encoding FISUMP domain-containing protein, giving the protein MKKIFALLSLLALLAACGDESSSSAPDPIGEISSSSNEELGSSSSVAEKNSSSSVSGKNSSSSVVEPSSSELFFHRCDDGDSTSSQGGGYIYYFICKDNEWEDYRKVRKDSLDSLAAIEKNKEHPNMDSLFSGYDGEYLEFEDPRDGRKYKYFEFDGSSDFGSYATFYVMAENLNYGKMVHSSTTKFDDEVTEKMCYVDDEWFCDNHFGGLYTWAEAMNLPKVCDSVAVDSNDACKAITEKRGSYPGEEYLNIIWQGICPDGWHIMNQREWRYVHGDIRSNILWKDNAGYNTAGLAIIPVGTYHPNGNSVFSGAREHASIWISAEKNETNAYSISFFSSSGDHFLRPSSSTKGSFISVRCVMDSDNPLAQN; this is encoded by the coding sequence ATGAAAAAGATTTTTGCGTTATTGTCTCTTTTAGCCCTGCTCGCAGCATGTGGTGATGAATCTAGTAGCTCCGCTCCCGATCCAATCGGTGAAATCTCGTCGAGTAGCAATGAGGAGCTCGGTTCCAGTTCTTCTGTAGCGGAAAAGAATTCTTCTAGCTCCGTAAGTGGAAAGAATAGTAGCTCGTCGGTGGTTGAGCCGAGTAGTAGTGAATTGTTTTTCCATCGCTGTGATGATGGCGACTCAACATCTTCCCAAGGCGGTGGTTACATATACTATTTCATATGCAAAGATAATGAGTGGGAAGATTATAGAAAGGTTCGTAAAGATTCCCTTGATTCTCTCGCAGCAATCGAAAAAAATAAGGAACACCCCAATATGGATAGCCTTTTTTCGGGCTACGATGGAGAGTATTTAGAGTTCGAAGATCCACGAGATGGTCGCAAATACAAGTATTTTGAATTTGATGGATCCTCTGATTTTGGAAGCTATGCGACTTTTTATGTGATGGCTGAAAACTTGAATTATGGCAAGATGGTTCACAGCAGTACGACTAAATTTGACGACGAAGTGACAGAAAAAATGTGCTACGTAGACGACGAATGGTTCTGCGACAACCACTTTGGCGGTCTGTACACTTGGGCCGAGGCAATGAATTTACCCAAGGTTTGCGATTCTGTTGCCGTGGACAGTAATGACGCGTGCAAGGCCATAACAGAAAAACGTGGAAGTTATCCTGGTGAAGAGTATTTGAATATCATTTGGCAGGGAATTTGTCCCGATGGTTGGCATATTATGAACCAGAGGGAATGGAGATACGTCCATGGTGATATCCGTTCGAATATTCTGTGGAAAGATAACGCTGGGTATAATACAGCCGGCTTGGCGATTATTCCTGTTGGAACATATCATCCAAACGGTAACAGTGTGTTTAGTGGGGCTCGAGAACATGCTTCAATATGGATTTCGGCTGAAAAGAATGAAACAAATGCTTATAGCATATCTTTTTTTTCTTCATCGGGTGATCATTTTTTAAGACCTAGCAGTTCCACAAAAGGATCTTTCATCTCCGTCCGTTGTGTAATGGATTCCGACAATCCCTTAGCACAAAACTAG
- a CDS encoding 1-acyl-sn-glycerol-3-phosphate acyltransferase, producing the protein MAFFRAIFYYLFIAVGLFVVGIPFMFYKGVLCRRWADSTRVCIPFFNVLFKLSGIKVEIVGKENIPDHKKFVLIANHQSFLDINVIWPSITMTSFIAKAELWKIPVFGWVLTKIGCIPVHRNPRKNLGMGATVKKRLEDNVTISVFPEGHRSNDGHMLPFQNGIFRMAKENEFPLLPVTIVDSGKRLSKTKWAQTPGVVKIVVHPLQTPESFRDKSVAQLRDEMHNMISSALPYRQNAQQEA; encoded by the coding sequence ATGGCATTTTTCCGTGCAATTTTCTATTACCTGTTCATCGCAGTCGGACTATTCGTTGTTGGCATTCCCTTCATGTTCTACAAAGGCGTTCTTTGCAGGCGCTGGGCCGACAGCACCCGCGTTTGCATCCCGTTTTTCAATGTGCTTTTCAAGCTTTCGGGAATCAAGGTCGAAATCGTAGGCAAGGAAAACATCCCGGACCACAAGAAATTCGTGCTTATCGCGAACCACCAGAGTTTTTTGGACATCAACGTGATTTGGCCATCGATTACCATGACCTCGTTCATTGCGAAGGCGGAACTCTGGAAGATTCCCGTGTTCGGCTGGGTCTTGACTAAAATCGGCTGCATTCCGGTGCACAGGAACCCGCGCAAAAATCTGGGCATGGGCGCCACCGTGAAAAAGCGCCTCGAAGACAACGTGACGATTTCCGTGTTCCCCGAAGGCCACCGCAGCAACGACGGGCACATGCTCCCGTTCCAGAACGGCATTTTCCGCATGGCCAAGGAAAACGAATTCCCGCTCCTGCCGGTGACGATTGTCGATAGCGGCAAGCGGCTTTCCAAGACCAAGTGGGCGCAGACTCCGGGTGTGGTCAAGATTGTGGTGCACCCGCTGCAGACGCCCGAAAGTTTTAGAGACAAATCCGTCGCCCAGTTGCGCGACGAGATGCACAACATGATTTCATCCGCTTTGCCTTACAGACAAAACGCCCAACAGGAGGCTTAG